A single Diceros bicornis minor isolate mBicDic1 chromosome 7, mDicBic1.mat.cur, whole genome shotgun sequence DNA region contains:
- the LOC131408285 gene encoding secreted protein of Ly-6 domain 1-like — MSKHLLLSLVILSSLLGFLQALQCYQCNRVNASGICVSGGGFCQTKGNQQCFVKKIYKDNIIFYGYRGCSSLCSPMMLFNLNVAVDWKCCNNSSLCNKF, encoded by the exons ATGAGTAAGCACCTCCTGCTGTCACTGGTCATCCTGTCCTCGTTGCTGGGCTTCCTGCAAG CTCTACAGTGCTACCAGTGTAATCGAGTCAACGCCAGTGGGATTTGTGTGAGTGGGGGAGGCTTCTGCCAGACTAAAGGCAACCAGCAGTGCTTTGTGAAGAAGATCTATAAAG ATAACATCATTTTCTATGGATACCGGGGTTGTAGCAGCCTATGTTCTCCTATGATGCTTTTTAATCTCAATGTTGCTGTGGATTGGAAATGCTGCAATAACTCATCTCTCTGCAACAAGTTCTAA